In Macadamia integrifolia cultivar HAES 741 chromosome 13, SCU_Mint_v3, whole genome shotgun sequence, one DNA window encodes the following:
- the LOC122059801 gene encoding proline-rich extensin-like protein EPR1 has translation MSFLVLLLLGVVTLTTPTTLADYHKPPYYAKPPTPLHKPPPVEKPPTPVYSPPEKEKPPPTPVYSPPKGEKPPPPKYKPPTPVYTPPKGEKPPPSPVYTPPKGEKPPPTPVYTPPKLEKPPPPKGEKPPPSPVYTPPKGEKPPPPKAGPPYGHPPYYKSPPPGHPN, from the coding sequence atgtCTTTCCTAGTGTTGCTCCTCCTTGGAGTGGTGACTCTCACCACCCCCACTACCTTGGCCGATTACCACAAGCCTCCCTACTATGCAAAGCCACCAACACCTTTGCACAAGCCTCCTCCAGTAGAGAAGCCACCCACTCCAGTTTATAGTCCACCGGAGAAAGAGAAGCCACCACCAACTCCTGTGTACTCACCACCCAAGGGGGAGAAACCACCACCACCTAAGTACAAGCCACCGACTCCTGTGTACACACCACCCAAGGGAGAGAAACCACCACCAAGTCCTGTGTACACACCACCCAAGGGGGAGAAACCACCACCAACTCCTGTTTACACTCCGCCCAAGTTGGAGAAACCACCACCACCCAAGGGGGAGAAGCCACCACCAAGTCCTGTGTACACACCACCCAAGGGGGAGAAACCACCACCACCTAAGGCAGGTCCTCCATATGGTCACCCTCCATACTACAAGTCTCCACCCCCTGGCCACCCCAACTAA
- the LOC122059802 gene encoding proline-rich extensin-like protein EPR1, translating into MSLIVLLLLGVVTLTTPTTLADYHKPPYYAKPPTPVHKPPPIEKPPTPVYSPPEKEKPPPTPVYSPPKGEKPPPPKHKPPTPVYTPPKGEKPPPSPVYTPPKGEKAPPTPVYTPPKLEKPPPPKGEKSPLSPVYTPPKGQKPPPPKYKAGPPYGHPPYYKPPPPGHPN; encoded by the coding sequence ATGTCTCTCATAGTGTTGCTCCTCCTTGGAGTGGTGACTCTCACCACCCCCACTACCTTGGCCGATTACCACAAGCCTCCCTACTATGCGAAGCCACCAACACCTGTGCACAAGCCTCCTCCAATAGAGAAGCCACCTACTCCAGTTTATAGTCCACCGGAGAAAGAGAAGCCACCACCAACTCCTGTGTACTCACCACCCAAGGGCGagaaaccaccaccaccaaagcACAAGCCACCGACTCCTGTGTACACACCACCCAAGGGGGAGAAACCACCACCAAGTCCTGTTTACACACCACCCAAGGGGGAGAAAGCACCACCAACTCCTGTTTATACTCCGCCCAAGTTGGAGAAACCACCACCACCCAAGGGCGAGAAGTCACCATTAAGTCCTGTGTACACACCACCCAAGGGGCAGAAACCACCACCACCTAAGTACAAAGCAGGTCCTCCATATGGTCACCCTCCATACTACAAGCCTCCACCCCCTGGCCACCCCAACTAA